A single region of the Rhodococcus sp. W8901 genome encodes:
- the dusB gene encoding tRNA dihydrouridine synthase DusB — protein sequence MSPLRIGPLELGSPVVLAPMAGITNVAFRTLCRELELERAGSTSGLYVCEMVTARALVERHPVTMHMTTFGPTETPRSLQLYTVDPEITYAAAKMIVDENMADHIDMNFGCPVPKVTRKGGGSALPYKRRLFGQIVAAAVKATEGTDIPVTVKMRIGIDAEHHTHLDAGRIAAAEGAAAVALHGRTASQRYSGTADWSEIARLKEHVTDIPVLGNGDIFAAEDAAKMMAETGCDGVVVGRGCLGRPWLFAELSAALNDKQIPTPPTLGEVAAIMLRHGRLLADHHGEDRGMREMRKHIAWYMRGFPAGSELRNGMARVSSLAELEGFLGQLDPTVPFPKDAEGPRGRQGSPGTVALPDGWLDDPEDTLVPEGADIMHSGG from the coding sequence ATGTCACCCCTTCGCATCGGCCCCCTCGAGCTGGGCAGCCCGGTCGTGCTGGCCCCCATGGCCGGCATCACGAACGTCGCGTTCCGCACCCTGTGCCGTGAACTCGAACTCGAGCGCGCCGGAAGCACGTCGGGCCTGTACGTCTGCGAGATGGTGACGGCGCGCGCACTGGTCGAGCGGCATCCGGTGACGATGCACATGACCACGTTCGGCCCCACCGAGACGCCCAGGTCGCTGCAGCTGTACACCGTCGACCCCGAGATCACGTACGCCGCCGCGAAGATGATCGTCGACGAGAACATGGCCGACCACATCGACATGAACTTCGGCTGCCCCGTCCCCAAGGTCACCCGCAAGGGCGGCGGCTCGGCGCTGCCGTACAAGCGCCGCCTGTTCGGGCAGATCGTCGCCGCCGCGGTGAAGGCGACCGAGGGCACCGACATCCCGGTGACGGTGAAGATGCGCATCGGCATCGACGCCGAGCATCACACGCACCTCGACGCGGGACGCATCGCCGCCGCGGAGGGTGCCGCCGCCGTCGCGCTGCACGGCCGCACCGCGTCGCAGCGCTACTCGGGCACCGCCGACTGGAGCGAGATCGCCCGGCTCAAGGAACACGTCACCGACATCCCGGTGCTCGGCAACGGCGATATCTTCGCTGCCGAGGACGCCGCGAAGATGATGGCAGAGACGGGCTGCGACGGTGTCGTCGTCGGACGTGGCTGCCTGGGCCGACCGTGGCTGTTCGCCGAGCTCAGCGCCGCCCTCAACGACAAGCAGATCCCGACGCCGCCGACGCTCGGCGAGGTCGCCGCGATCATGCTGCGGCACGGTCGGCTGCTGGCCGACCACCACGGCGAGGACCGCGGTATGCGCGAGATGCGCAAGCACATCGCGTGGTACATGCGCGGGTTCCCGGCCGGCTCGGAACTGCGCAACGGGATGGCCCGGGTGTCCTCGCTCGCCGAACTCGAGGGCTTCCTCGGCCAGCTCGACCCGACGGTGCCCTTCCCCAAGGACGCCGAGGGCCCGCGCGGCCGCCAGGGTTCGCCCGGCACCGTCGCGCTGCCCGACGGCTGGCTCGACGACCCCGAGGACACCCTCGTCCCCGAGGGTGCCGACATCATGCATTCCGGCGGATAG
- a CDS encoding acyl-ACP desaturase — protein sequence MSRDLTQLELLQELQPVAEENVNRHLSMAKDWHPHDYVPWDEGRNFAAMGGEDWDPEQSRLGEVAKAAMITNLLTEDNLPSYHREIAENFSRDGAWGTWVGRWTAEENRHGIVMRDYLVVTRGVDPVELENARMIHMTNGYNSPAGDSVGLLHSVSYVTFQELATRVSHRNTGKACQDPVADKMLQRIAADENLHMIFYRNICGAAMDIAPDQTLKAVTDIIKNFQMPGAGMPNFRRNGVLMAKHGIYDLRQHLEEVVMPVLRKWNVFDRTDFTARGEDTREELAVFLEDLEKQATKFEEMRDRSLAREAARAEKAS from the coding sequence ATGTCGCGGGATCTCACCCAGCTCGAGCTGCTGCAGGAGCTGCAGCCTGTTGCCGAAGAGAACGTCAATCGGCATCTCTCGATGGCCAAGGATTGGCATCCGCACGATTACGTCCCGTGGGACGAGGGCCGTAACTTCGCCGCGATGGGCGGCGAGGACTGGGATCCCGAGCAGTCTCGCCTGGGCGAGGTCGCCAAGGCCGCGATGATCACCAACCTGCTCACCGAGGACAACCTCCCCTCCTACCACCGCGAGATCGCCGAGAACTTCTCGCGCGACGGCGCCTGGGGCACCTGGGTAGGCCGGTGGACCGCCGAGGAGAACCGCCACGGGATCGTGATGCGCGACTACCTCGTTGTCACCCGCGGCGTCGACCCGGTGGAACTCGAGAACGCCCGCATGATCCACATGACCAACGGCTACAACTCACCGGCCGGCGACAGCGTAGGCCTGCTGCACTCGGTCTCGTACGTGACGTTCCAGGAACTCGCGACCCGCGTCTCGCACCGCAACACGGGCAAGGCCTGCCAGGACCCGGTCGCCGACAAGATGCTCCAGCGCATCGCGGCCGACGAGAACCTCCACATGATCTTCTACCGGAACATCTGTGGCGCGGCGATGGACATCGCACCCGATCAGACACTCAAGGCCGTGACCGACATCATCAAGAACTTCCAGATGCCCGGCGCCGGTATGCCGAACTTCCGCCGCAACGGCGTGCTGATGGCCAAGCACGGCATCTACGACCTGCGTCAGCACCTCGAAGAGGTCGTGATGCCGGTGCTCCGCAAGTGGAACGTCTTCGATCGCACCGACTTCACTGCGCGCGGCGAGGACACCCGCGAGGAACTGGCGGTATTCCTCGAGGATCTCGAGAAGCAGGCCACCAAGTTCGAGGAGATGCGCGACCGGTCGCTGGCCCGCGAGGCCGCGCGCGCCGAGAAGGCCTCCTGA
- a CDS encoding LysR family transcriptional regulator — protein sequence MELIESLRWFVALAETEQVTAASDMLRISQPTLSRRLARLERDLGVALFDRHGRRLEINDSGRVLLEHARRALTELSTAQREIATLGSPDGGTVRLGFLHSFGTWLVPEVLRAYRDERPKVTFSLYQDAAQALVDRVVEGRDDLAFVSPRPRTPQVQWAAVTHQRLALAVPAGHPLSSSTSLDLGAAADEPFIGMHEDYGMRRIFDELCAEAGVVPTVVFESSELATIGGLVSASLGVAVMPWQEPHAWPEGVTLVPLRGAGRDIGIVWASGRPLPLAAERFLRFTADSQWGEAWKTGSPKVTDV from the coding sequence GTGGAACTGATCGAGAGCCTGCGCTGGTTCGTCGCACTCGCCGAGACCGAGCAGGTCACGGCCGCGTCGGACATGCTGCGCATCTCCCAGCCGACGTTGTCGCGTCGCCTGGCCCGGCTCGAACGCGACCTGGGCGTCGCACTGTTCGACCGCCACGGACGCCGGCTCGAGATCAACGACAGCGGGCGGGTGCTCCTCGAGCACGCACGCCGGGCCCTCACCGAGCTGTCGACAGCGCAGCGGGAGATCGCGACACTGGGCAGCCCCGACGGTGGAACCGTGCGGCTGGGCTTCCTGCATTCGTTCGGAACCTGGCTGGTCCCGGAGGTGCTGCGGGCCTATCGCGACGAGCGCCCCAAGGTCACGTTCTCCCTCTACCAGGACGCCGCCCAGGCCCTCGTCGACCGCGTCGTGGAGGGCCGCGACGATCTGGCGTTCGTGTCACCGAGGCCGCGGACGCCGCAGGTCCAGTGGGCCGCGGTCACACACCAGCGACTCGCCCTCGCGGTCCCGGCCGGTCACCCGCTGAGCAGCAGCACCTCCCTGGACCTCGGCGCCGCGGCCGACGAACCGTTCATCGGGATGCACGAGGACTACGGGATGCGTCGCATCTTCGACGAGTTGTGCGCCGAGGCGGGCGTCGTGCCGACCGTGGTCTTCGAGTCGAGCGAGCTGGCCACCATCGGCGGCCTGGTGTCGGCGTCGCTCGGTGTCGCGGTGATGCCGTGGCAGGAGCCGCACGCCTGGCCCGAGGGCGTGACGCTCGTCCCCCTGCGCGGCGCCGGACGCGATATCGGCATCGTCTGGGCGAGCGGACGGCCACTGCCGCTCGCCGCGGAGCGGTTCCTCCGATTCACAGCAGATTCACAGTGGGGAGAAGCGTGGAAAACGGGCTCCCCGAAGGTCACCGACGTGTAA
- a CDS encoding MFS transporter, translating to MKNTVAGATNPRDDRPTRGSREYRAITLALFAAGLTTFVSMYSAQALLPALTDDFGVAPAVAALAVSVTTGMVAVAIIPASVLSERFGRTRVMVTSAAVSSVLGVLVPLSPSIEVLLVGRAVQGMALAGIPAVAMAYLAEEVGSRDLGSAMGRYIAGTTIGGLVGRLVPSAVLDVASWRWAMEAASVLALVLAVVMTRKLPPSRNFRPQRVHPRIVLANLAGHLRNPALATLFSLGFLLMGGFVSAYNFLGFRLLAEPFSLPEALVGLVFLMYLAGTYTSAAAGAAADRFGRATVLLGAVAVMAAGLVITLTPLLPLVLLGMLLFTGGFFAAHSVASGWVGLLATEHRAEASSMYLFSYYLGSSVAGAAAGVAYAWGGWPATVGFVGVLLVIAVAGASGMFRQSRPGPGRRVRASAGGPGRREHRDGSDE from the coding sequence ATGAAGAACACGGTCGCGGGGGCGACGAACCCGCGCGACGATCGCCCGACCCGAGGATCGCGGGAGTACCGCGCGATCACCCTCGCGCTGTTCGCGGCCGGACTCACCACGTTCGTCTCGATGTACTCGGCGCAGGCGCTGCTGCCGGCGCTGACGGACGACTTCGGGGTGGCCCCGGCGGTGGCCGCGCTCGCGGTGTCGGTCACGACCGGCATGGTGGCCGTCGCGATCATTCCGGCGAGCGTGCTGTCGGAGCGTTTCGGCCGGACCCGGGTGATGGTGACCTCCGCGGCGGTGTCGAGTGTGCTCGGGGTGCTGGTGCCCCTGAGTCCGAGCATCGAGGTGCTGTTGGTCGGGCGGGCCGTGCAGGGGATGGCACTGGCCGGGATTCCGGCGGTCGCGATGGCGTACCTCGCCGAGGAAGTGGGCTCCCGCGATCTGGGATCGGCGATGGGTCGGTACATCGCGGGCACCACGATCGGCGGTCTCGTGGGCCGGCTCGTCCCGTCGGCGGTGCTCGACGTCGCGTCGTGGCGCTGGGCGATGGAGGCGGCGTCGGTGCTGGCGTTGGTGCTCGCCGTGGTCATGACCCGCAAGCTCCCACCGTCGCGCAACTTCCGGCCGCAGCGCGTGCATCCGCGCATCGTGCTCGCGAATCTGGCTGGACACCTTCGTAATCCGGCGCTCGCGACGCTGTTCTCCTTGGGGTTCCTGCTGATGGGCGGCTTCGTGTCCGCCTACAACTTCCTCGGCTTCCGGCTGCTCGCGGAGCCGTTCTCACTGCCCGAGGCGCTGGTGGGTCTGGTGTTCCTGATGTACCTCGCGGGCACCTACACGTCGGCTGCGGCGGGCGCCGCCGCGGACCGATTCGGGCGTGCGACGGTCCTGCTCGGTGCGGTGGCGGTGATGGCGGCCGGGCTGGTGATCACGCTGACGCCGTTGCTGCCGCTGGTCCTGCTGGGGATGCTGCTGTTCACCGGCGGCTTCTTCGCCGCGCATTCGGTGGCCAGCGGATGGGTGGGGTTGCTCGCCACCGAGCATCGCGCGGAGGCGTCGTCGATGTACCTGTTCTCGTACTACCTGGGGTCGAGTGTCGCCGGGGCCGCGGCGGGTGTCGCCTATGCGTGGGGCGGCTGGCCGGCGACGGTCGGGTTCGTCGGTGTGCTGCTGGTGATCGCAGTAGCGGGAGCCTCAGGGATGTTCCGGCAGTCGCGCCCCGGACCGGGTCGACGCGTCCGGGCGTCGGCCGGCGGGCCGGGACGTCGCGAGCACCGCGACGGCAGCGACGAGTAG
- a CDS encoding MmcQ/YjbR family DNA-binding protein, whose product MVANMSRLQRIVDELPEAQRVDIEEWGGHPSFRVRGKNFVFSDADATSLSFKLPVDEAAAVVATESGIEPAGYGLGRHGWVSTAVPPDGGEEWWAQLREWLRTSYTLIAPKTLARIVLAEDGAPTTGGPK is encoded by the coding sequence ATGGTCGCGAACATGAGCCGACTGCAGCGGATCGTCGACGAACTGCCGGAGGCTCAGCGGGTCGATATCGAGGAGTGGGGTGGGCACCCCAGTTTCCGCGTGCGGGGCAAGAACTTCGTCTTCAGCGACGCCGACGCGACGAGCCTGTCGTTCAAGTTGCCTGTGGACGAGGCCGCAGCGGTCGTGGCGACCGAGTCCGGTATCGAGCCGGCCGGCTACGGACTGGGTCGACACGGCTGGGTCTCCACCGCGGTGCCGCCCGACGGCGGCGAGGAATGGTGGGCTCAACTGCGTGAGTGGCTACGCACGTCGTACACGCTGATCGCGCCGAAGACCCTGGCGCGCATCGTTCTCGCCGAGGACGGGGCGCCGACGACGGGAGGACCGAAGTGA
- a CDS encoding MBL fold metallo-hydrolase codes for MDTEATEITEIAADIFRLSTFVDDANLVMNQFLILGEEPLLFHTGLPVLFPSVSVAAARLLPVETLRWITFGHVEADESGSMNRWLAAAPDAEVAHGAMGCFVQVGYLADRPPRPLQDGEVIDIGGRRVRRIETPHIPHGWDAGLMFEETTSTLLCGDFFTAFGKLPAQTEHDIVEPALAAEDLGHATALTPALGSTLSELADLDPAVLGLMHGPAFHGDCPTALRELAVAYDERLNAELARRRR; via the coding sequence GTGGATACCGAGGCCACTGAGATCACCGAGATCGCAGCCGACATCTTCCGTCTGTCGACGTTCGTCGACGACGCGAATCTGGTGATGAACCAGTTCCTGATCCTCGGCGAGGAGCCGTTGCTCTTCCACACCGGTCTGCCCGTACTGTTCCCCTCCGTCTCGGTCGCGGCCGCCCGATTGCTACCTGTCGAAACGCTGCGCTGGATCACGTTCGGACACGTCGAGGCCGACGAGAGCGGCTCGATGAACCGTTGGTTGGCAGCGGCTCCCGATGCCGAGGTGGCGCACGGTGCGATGGGGTGTTTCGTCCAGGTCGGATACCTCGCCGATCGCCCGCCCCGACCACTGCAGGACGGCGAGGTCATCGACATCGGTGGCCGCCGGGTGCGGCGTATCGAGACCCCGCACATTCCGCACGGCTGGGACGCCGGCCTGATGTTCGAGGAGACGACGTCGACGTTGCTGTGTGGGGACTTCTTCACCGCATTCGGCAAACTGCCCGCACAGACCGAACACGACATCGTCGAACCGGCGTTGGCCGCGGAGGACCTCGGGCACGCGACGGCGCTGACCCCGGCGCTCGGGTCGACGCTGTCCGAACTCGCCGACCTCGACCCGGCCGTGCTGGGACTGATGCACGGTCCGGCCTTCCACGGCGACTGCCCCACGGCGCTGCGCGAACTGGCGGTCGCGTACGACGAGCGCTTGAACGCCGAATTGGCTCGCCGGCGGCGCTGA
- a CDS encoding TetR/AcrR family transcriptional regulator — MARQQERARRTRAAIVEAAAVEFSKRGYAAASVNAILEGSHATKGAMYFHFESKEELGRAVLGAALEKFKETTDRWMSRTDLDPFEVLHGLIDDVARMFLSDAIVQAEFRLIIEPEFYSDVQNGGASVWGGSAHELVERASREGLVREGADAEKFTRVLAAGLAGQRYMSDLTAQEVDLRARFEETLEVVLAGMASEAWLEKWRREGWPVETVAAGPE, encoded by the coding sequence ATGGCACGTCAACAGGAACGTGCGCGGCGGACTCGCGCTGCGATCGTGGAAGCGGCCGCAGTCGAGTTCAGCAAGCGCGGATACGCGGCAGCGTCGGTGAATGCAATCCTCGAGGGTTCGCACGCGACCAAGGGCGCGATGTACTTCCACTTCGAATCGAAGGAGGAGCTCGGGCGCGCGGTGCTGGGCGCCGCTCTCGAAAAGTTCAAGGAGACGACGGACCGGTGGATGAGCCGGACGGATCTCGACCCCTTCGAGGTACTGCACGGTCTCATCGACGACGTTGCGCGGATGTTCCTGTCCGACGCGATCGTGCAGGCGGAGTTCCGGTTGATCATCGAGCCGGAGTTCTACTCCGACGTGCAGAACGGCGGGGCGAGCGTGTGGGGTGGTTCCGCTCACGAGTTGGTGGAGAGGGCCAGCCGCGAGGGGTTGGTCCGGGAGGGCGCCGACGCGGAGAAGTTCACGCGGGTCCTCGCGGCCGGTCTGGCCGGCCAGCGGTACATGTCCGACCTCACGGCGCAGGAGGTCGACCTGCGGGCAAGGTTCGAGGAGACGCTCGAGGTGGTTCTCGCGGGGATGGCGTCGGAGGCGTGGCTGGAGAAGTGGCGCCGTGAGGGATGGCCGGTGGAGACGGTTGCCGCAGGGCCGGAGTGA
- a CDS encoding IclR family transcriptional regulator, which yields MTVIDDNLDVSASSVPPTMAERITLILDQFDGAGTRLTAEELVQLTRIPRSTTHRILDQLTQLNWLRHNRFGYRLGWRAIALGRSTERDELRAVAAPHLHQLHLRTRLITHLSVLDGRDIVWLDKVGGRCADSIATRVGDRSRADRTVEGRSMLALLPPEHVDALYRGALAPAALSDLHRQLGIIRTRSGRAWDTDPSGVLSVAAAMCSGETDSAQLGCISLRGRVHTDQLQRALPLLAGATRMISARIAEG from the coding sequence GTGACTGTCATCGACGACAACCTGGATGTCTCGGCTTCGAGCGTGCCACCGACCATGGCCGAGCGGATCACGCTGATCCTCGATCAGTTCGACGGCGCCGGCACCCGGCTGACCGCGGAAGAACTGGTCCAGCTGACCCGCATCCCCCGGTCCACCACACATCGGATCCTGGACCAGCTCACCCAACTGAACTGGCTTCGCCACAACCGCTTCGGATACCGCCTCGGCTGGCGGGCGATCGCCCTCGGGCGCAGCACCGAACGCGACGAACTTCGGGCCGTCGCCGCCCCACACCTGCATCAACTCCATCTGCGGACGCGACTGATCACGCACCTGTCGGTGCTCGACGGCCGTGACATCGTGTGGCTGGACAAGGTCGGCGGACGCTGCGCAGACTCCATCGCCACACGCGTCGGTGACCGCAGCCGAGCGGATCGCACCGTCGAGGGGCGCTCGATGCTCGCGCTGTTGCCCCCGGAGCACGTCGACGCGCTGTATCGGGGTGCGCTGGCGCCGGCGGCGCTGTCGGACCTGCATCGGCAACTGGGGATCATCAGGACCCGCAGCGGCCGGGCTTGGGACACCGATCCGTCCGGCGTGCTGTCAGTTGCCGCCGCCATGTGCTCCGGCGAAACCGATTCGGCCCAACTGGGTTGCATCTCGCTGCGCGGCCGGGTCCACACGGATCAGCTGCAGCGGGCCCTGCCGCTGCTCGCGGGGGCGACACGGATGATCTCGGCACGAATCGCCGAGGGATGA
- a CDS encoding TetR family transcriptional regulator → MATAEMTSSQRARRAALTDAVIELLQEVEPDRIQMREVSERSRVALGTLYRYFPTKAHLMAASMVAWNDRLSRKLAAERRRARESDTRDPRSVRDRVVSLYRRQMRAFQRGPNFARLDLELTTSSDPYVRESMRRRAADNHAAMLELMDGVPEDVARTAILAIDGAMLSAMALWIAGRISYAQAMRNVEDVAGLVLADYG, encoded by the coding sequence ATGGCGACCGCGGAGATGACGTCGAGCCAGCGGGCGCGGCGAGCGGCGCTAACGGACGCGGTGATCGAGTTGCTGCAGGAGGTGGAACCGGACCGCATCCAGATGCGGGAGGTGTCCGAGCGGTCGCGGGTGGCGCTGGGCACCCTGTACAGGTACTTCCCGACCAAGGCGCACCTGATGGCCGCGTCGATGGTCGCCTGGAACGATCGGCTGTCGCGCAAGCTGGCCGCCGAGCGTCGACGTGCCCGCGAGTCCGACACGAGGGATCCCCGCAGCGTCCGTGATCGCGTGGTGTCGTTGTATCGACGGCAGATGCGGGCATTTCAGCGCGGGCCCAACTTTGCGCGACTCGACCTGGAACTGACGACGTCGTCCGACCCCTACGTGCGCGAGTCCATGCGGCGTCGGGCCGCGGACAACCATGCCGCGATGCTCGAGTTGATGGACGGGGTCCCGGAAGACGTGGCGCGCACGGCGATCCTTGCCATCGACGGGGCCATGCTGTCGGCCATGGCGCTCTGGATCGCCGGGCGCATCAGTTACGCGCAGGCCATGCGCAATGTCGAGGACGTCGCCGGGTTGGTACTCGCCGACTACGGCTGA
- the hsaA gene encoding 3-hydroxy-9,10-secoandrosta-1,3,5(10)-triene-9,17-dione monooxygenase oxygenase subunit: MGDRQVADVLRDIEALLPELRERAQDVEDAREVSVGVIRALTDAGHFRLLQPSRFGGHEADPRDYYAAVRALASACGSTGWVASVVGVHPWHLALFDPRAQDDVWGENPDTLMSSAYAPMGRAIASDGGYFFSGRWSYSSGSVHADWVLVGGLVVDDAGDPIDFRTFLVPARDYTIDDVWDTVGLRGTGSNDIVIEDAFVPEYRTLSFASTVQCVGPGQGVNPAPLYRLPFSVVFSTAISAPIVGMADGTYSAFTALTAERVQMLIGGRLNADGNHVHTALAESARDIELAWMQLDSNISRLSLLAENGDRLPLSLRAKVRRDQVSATGMAVAAIDRLFDHAGGAALRRGTPMQRFWRDAHAGRAHVINDPHQALALFGRSELGHDIRDAWV; this comes from the coding sequence ATGGGTGACCGGCAAGTCGCGGATGTACTGCGCGACATCGAGGCGCTCCTGCCGGAGTTGCGCGAACGGGCCCAGGATGTCGAGGACGCTCGGGAGGTCTCCGTCGGCGTGATCCGCGCACTCACCGATGCCGGGCACTTCCGGTTGCTGCAGCCGAGTCGATTCGGCGGCCACGAGGCCGATCCGCGCGACTACTACGCGGCGGTGCGGGCGCTCGCGAGTGCGTGCGGTTCCACGGGATGGGTCGCATCAGTCGTGGGTGTACACCCGTGGCACCTGGCGCTGTTCGATCCCCGCGCACAGGACGACGTGTGGGGCGAGAACCCGGACACGCTGATGTCCTCGGCGTACGCGCCGATGGGCCGCGCCATCGCTTCCGACGGTGGGTACTTCTTCTCCGGGCGGTGGAGTTATTCGTCCGGGTCGGTGCACGCTGACTGGGTTCTGGTGGGTGGTCTGGTCGTCGACGACGCCGGGGACCCGATCGACTTCCGCACGTTTCTCGTGCCGGCTCGTGACTACACGATCGACGACGTCTGGGACACCGTCGGACTCCGGGGCACCGGCAGCAACGACATCGTCATCGAAGATGCCTTCGTTCCCGAGTACCGCACCCTGAGCTTCGCCTCGACCGTGCAGTGCGTCGGTCCTGGTCAGGGTGTGAATCCTGCTCCGCTGTACCGTCTTCCGTTCTCCGTCGTCTTCTCCACTGCCATCTCGGCGCCGATCGTGGGGATGGCCGACGGTACGTACTCCGCGTTCACCGCGTTGACCGCGGAACGGGTGCAGATGCTGATCGGCGGGCGACTCAACGCCGACGGGAACCACGTGCACACGGCCCTCGCCGAGTCCGCCCGCGACATCGAGCTCGCCTGGATGCAGTTGGACAGCAACATTTCCCGGCTGTCCCTGCTCGCGGAGAACGGTGATCGACTGCCGTTGTCCCTGCGGGCCAAGGTTCGTCGTGATCAGGTGAGCGCCACCGGAATGGCGGTCGCGGCGATCGATCGGTTGTTCGATCATGCCGGTGGTGCCGCGCTGCGGCGGGGGACCCCCATGCAGCGGTTCTGGCGCGACGCGCACGCGGGCCGGGCGCACGTGATCAACGACCCGCATCAGGCTCTGGCGCTCTTCGGGCGCAGCGAACTGGGGCACGACATTCGCGACGCGTGGGTGTGA
- a CDS encoding FAD-binding protein has protein sequence MQVHTGSDRWDGEADVVVVGFGAAGASAAIEASDRGAQVLVVERFDGGGATAISGGIYYAGGGTAHQKEAGFDHDTPATMFDYLKLETSGVVSDELLDDFCERSVENLQWLERLGVPFEGSMAPRKTSYPTNDYYLYYSGNELAPPYKDVAEPAPRGHRTKGRGTSGKVFFSAMEKAARKRRIDVRRQTTVTSLITDDAGTVIGIECREVDPGATARRALHRLLGSWNRKMNLYYRPIGRLMDGPIRRIEREHSVVRRYRARKGVILAAGGFAFNREMLKEHAPRYLGGTALGTIGDDGSGIRLGQSVGGATDRMERVSAWRFFNPPIAMTEGILVNKEGERICNELYYGAKIGEHIAEQTDVAAYLVVDSRVLADAKRQVPEQTLWFQRLQTTYLFSTGHKKGATAEELARRSGIDPAGLARTLERYNADRRDGRPDAMGKDSAHVTPLVDGPFDAFDCSIRVQAGFPCPVLTLGGLVVDEVTGAVTGEDGRPIPGLYAAGRNAVGICSQSYVSGLSIADCVYSGRRAGAVVARNSTVA, from the coding sequence ATGCAGGTGCACACTGGGTCCGATCGCTGGGACGGTGAGGCGGACGTGGTCGTGGTCGGCTTCGGTGCGGCCGGCGCGAGCGCGGCGATCGAGGCGTCCGACCGGGGCGCACAGGTACTGGTGGTCGAGCGGTTCGACGGCGGCGGTGCCACGGCCATCAGCGGCGGCATCTACTACGCGGGCGGCGGGACGGCGCACCAGAAGGAGGCCGGATTCGATCACGACACTCCGGCCACGATGTTCGACTACCTGAAGCTCGAGACGTCGGGTGTGGTCTCGGACGAACTGCTCGACGATTTCTGCGAGCGCAGTGTCGAGAACCTGCAGTGGCTCGAGCGGCTCGGGGTGCCGTTCGAGGGCAGCATGGCGCCGCGGAAGACGTCGTACCCGACGAACGATTACTACCTGTACTACTCGGGCAACGAACTCGCGCCGCCGTACAAGGATGTCGCCGAGCCGGCGCCGCGCGGACACCGCACCAAGGGGCGGGGGACGTCGGGCAAGGTCTTCTTCTCCGCGATGGAGAAGGCCGCGCGCAAGCGGCGGATCGACGTACGCCGACAGACCACGGTCACGTCGCTCATCACCGACGACGCCGGCACCGTGATCGGAATCGAGTGCCGGGAGGTGGATCCGGGGGCCACCGCGCGCCGCGCTCTGCACCGGCTGCTCGGCTCGTGGAACCGCAAGATGAACCTGTACTACCGGCCGATCGGCCGGCTCATGGACGGTCCGATCCGCCGGATCGAGCGCGAGCACTCGGTGGTGCGCCGGTACCGGGCCCGCAAGGGCGTCATCCTCGCCGCCGGCGGGTTCGCCTTCAATCGAGAGATGTTGAAGGAGCACGCGCCGCGGTATCTGGGCGGCACCGCGCTGGGCACGATCGGTGACGACGGCAGTGGCATCCGACTGGGGCAGTCGGTGGGCGGCGCGACCGACCGCATGGAGCGGGTGTCGGCGTGGCGGTTCTTCAATCCGCCGATCGCGATGACCGAGGGCATCCTCGTCAACAAGGAAGGCGAGCGTATCTGCAACGAGCTGTACTACGGCGCGAAGATCGGCGAGCACATCGCCGAGCAGACGGATGTGGCCGCGTACCTGGTCGTCGACTCCCGCGTCCTGGCCGACGCCAAACGGCAGGTGCCCGAGCAGACGCTGTGGTTCCAGCGGTTGCAGACCACGTATCTCTTCAGCACCGGACACAAGAAGGGTGCCACCGCCGAGGAGTTGGCCCGTCGTTCCGGGATCGATCCCGCGGGGCTCGCGCGCACACTCGAGCGGTACAACGCGGACCGTCGCGACGGTCGACCCGACGCGATGGGCAAGGACTCCGCGCATGTCACGCCGCTGGTCGACGGCCCCTTCGACGCGTTCGACTGCTCGATCCGCGTGCAGGCAGGTTTCCCGTGTCCGGTGCTCACGTTGGGCGGTCTCGTCGTGGACGAGGTGACCGGCGCGGTGACCGGCGAGGACGGCCGCCCGATCCCGGGACTGTACGCGGCCGGCCGCAACGCGGTGGGGATCTGTTCACAGTCGTACGTCAGCGGTCTGTCGATCGCGGACTGCGTGTACTCGGGCCGTCGAGCAGGGGCCGTCGTCGCGCGGAATTCCACCGTCGCGTAG